The Neoarius graeffei isolate fNeoGra1 chromosome 23, fNeoGra1.pri, whole genome shotgun sequence genome segment CCTTACAATCAGGAATTAGGTAAGGTACCCATTACACAGCTGAAAGTAAGAGAAACCCATTTAACACCAGTAAACACAACTTTGCTCCAAGTAACCTTTACTAGCTGGTATGAAGTAAACATTACTAGTTGGTTTTAAGCAACCTGAACATTCAAGTTCCAAGTAAGGATAACAAATATTTTCAGTGGAGATTACTTTTAAACGTAAAGTAAAGATAACTTGAAAGAGAACAAGTTATATTACTTCATTTATTTGAGGCAAtgagtttccacctttttttcaagtaagcttaacttattcttttttacagtgagtgtagtatattctggtggggtcatttgaattgtcaaaacttcctacatccatatgttaatgtaaaggcatattctgatggtcactgagttgtcagaaagtcctgcattcatatattaaagtaaaagaatattctgacgaggtcgtttgaactgtcagaacgtcctacgctcctattttaatgtagaagcatgtcagaacaccctacattcatatattgtaaaaacatattccgatggtcatttgaatagtcagaacgtccaagcatattctgatggggtcatatgagttgtgagaacgtcctgcggcgtcatttgaattataataacgtcctacactcattttaatagagcaaatggtacttgtgaTTAGTGACAAAAAAACTATTAattctgacagggtcaattgaagagtcagagcgccctatagattcatatgaatgtaaaagcatattctgacggagtcgtttgaattgtcaggactacattcatatgaattctgacagggttggtggaTGTTGTATATCAGtgtagaagcatgttctttgcagagggaaaaaccgcgaactatgactaaaagttaaagttgaatctgacatcccctcctaccgtAGGACGCTTCGTGGATGTAGGtccgtttatcagaacaccggatACGGGGCGGAGAGCAAAAGTTATGTGGGACGGAACCGTTTGCTGTATTCCGACCGGACTTTGGGGTACATCCGGTGCTGATCCGGCTCGGATCAAATTGctttctgggtttttttctgaCGTACAAAGTCTTTTAAAAGGTTACTTAAGGTGGACGAGTTCAATTACTTTCCTCACCAAAACGTCGGGAAGACTATATTTACCTGaataatctatctatctaataaaTCCACTATTAACTCTTTCAATTAATCAAcgtttaatcattttaatgtataATTAATACCCTTTGGACATTTCACCTTGGATCTGTTTGGTTTTTTTCCAGGAGGGTAAATTGTTCTTTACAGTGGGCGTGTGTGCATTTTGAACATAAACAGGCTTTAAAAGCTGCTGTCCAAAAGCCCTTTACAGAGATTTATCCTGAAGAACAGGGTTTCTCTCAGGGACTTTCCATACTGTATCCATTTACGGAATTCGAATCGGAACGCGAATCAGAATCTTCTATTCGAATAAAGAATTGGAACACACTGAGTATAAAAACGCATCTGCACCATCAGCACAAATACACTGAAGGGAAGATGATGAAGcaggaaggagagaaagaaatggcaaGTAAGTTAGAGATGAGCTACAGCGCCATCAAGCAGCTGTCGTTGGAGAAGAAGCTCTGTGATGTTCTCATCAAAGTGGATGGTGCCGAGTTCCACGCGCACAAGATCATCCTGTGTGGCTGCAGCGATTACTTCACCGCTCTGTTCACCAGCAGCTACTGCCCTCCAGATAAGCACGAGTACAGCATCCCTGACATTTCCTCTGAGATGATGGAGCTGATCATGGAGTACGCGTACACATACCGTGTTCACATCACGGAGGAAAACGTGCACGAGCTGCTGATCACTGCTGATTATCTGATGGTGAGAAGCCTGGTGAGTGAGTGCTGTGCGTTCCTGAAGGCTCAGCTGTGTCTGGAGAACTGCATTGGCATCTGGTGTTTCGCTTGCGTTCATGCTTTTGAGAAGTTGAAGCAGCAGGCCTTCCAGTTTATCTTACACAACTTTGAGATGGTGCGCGTCTCTGAGGAGTTCCTGGCGCTGACGGTCGAGCAGCTCGGTGAGATCATCGAGAACGACGAGCTGAACGTGAAACAGGAAAATGTGGTGTTCGAGACCATCTTACAGTGGATGAGACACGCGCCGCAGAGTCGGAACGCACACATGGGAGTGTTACTGGCCAAGGTGCGTCTGGCGCTACTGACGTACGATTACTTTAGGGATCACGTGAGGAACAACGCTTTAGTGAAGGACAACGCAGCATGTAAGCCGATCATCTCCAGAGCTCTGCAGAGTATCCTTCGGCTCAACGTGAACGAATCTCTCGGCTCCGAGTTCACACGGCGCCGCCTCCCTAACGCCGTTCTGCTGGTAATCGGTGGCCGGAGCCACAGGGGCCCCACCAATAGCATCGAAGTGTATGATACGCGAGCGAAGCGCTGGGTCAAAGCGACGTGCCACGATGAGAATCCACGAATGCATCACGGGACAGTGTACCTGAATGGCTTTGTGTACTGCATCGGAGGATTTGATGGGAACAGTTACACCAACACTGTGAGGAGGTTTGACCCCGTCACCCGAACCTGGGCTCAGGTGAGCCCCATGCACACTCGTCGATGTTACGTGAGTGCGTGTGTGCTGGCGGGCCGTATCTATGCCCTGGGAGGATTCAGTGGCAATGAATGGCTAGACACAGTCGAGCGATATGAACCGGAGACTAATCAGTGGAGTATGATCGCACCGATGCACGAAAGACGAAGCGACGCAGGTGCTACAGCACTGAACGGCAAAGTGTACGTGTGTGGCGGGTTTGACGAGGACCAGCACTTGTTCACGGCGGAGTATTACAATCCTCAAACGGACCAGTGGACTGTCATCCCCCCCATGAGGCGCAGAAGGTGTGGAGTGGGTGTGGTCTCATACGATGGACAGGTTTACGCTGTTGGTGGATTTGATGGTATTATTTTTCACAGAAATGCAGAGGTGTATAATCCTCAGACTAATTCATGGAGAGCCATTCCATCCATGATGAAATCGCGCAGCCACTTCGGCATTGAGGTGGTGGACGATCTCCTGTTTGTTGCTGGAGGACGTAACGGCTGTGCAACCATCAGTGAGGTGGAGTGTTACGATAAGAAAACTGATGCATGGTGTGCagtcaaagacatgaaggtttcaCGCAGCGCTCTGAGCTGCTGTGTGCTGTCTGGTTTACCCAACATGGCCGAGTACACCGCACCCCGAGACGAAGTCCCCCAGAGCTCACAGAGCATGAGCGgcttcctcacacttcctgcttaAATTTGAAACTTTCAAATAAATTTCTTCCTTTATCAGTATCCTTTTGGTCTCTCTTGTATTAAATCACACACTCAGGAGCCCTGGAGCAGTAAAAACCCTGAATTAGTCTTTTGTTCACTCTTTTCTCATCAGTGTCACGGATCATTTTTATGATCAAAGATGAAGAAAATAAATTACTAATTTAAGTGTAAATTATTCAGTAGTAGTGAGGTGTAATGAAGCTGTTCCTTGAAATAGGTTTGCTCATCTTGAAACAGGCCTAAACCCAGAATTCGTCCTAAATTTCAAAGCatacattttaaaacaggatactgaTTTAAGTGAAATCACAACTGCAAGTGAACTTCCATCAACATTTATTGAAAGCAATTTTCACACAATAACGTCTTAAATTGCCAAAAAGTGTTTCTGTAACCTACTGCACTCTCAATCTTCTCTCAGACACCCACTGTCACAGAGGTGTTTCACAACATATACATTCTAgggcagagagacagagtgagagggacagcaagaggcagagagagagaggtgacacTGGCCtcttgaataaaaaaaatatcttttttaTCACTGATGTTCAAACAGTATTTCTGAATGAAATAAAACTATACCTGATAcagggaattaaaaaaaataaaaacttcaaCAGAGGAAACTGAAGGAAGTCAGGTACAGGTGCATGACAACAAATGACTGCAAGACAGTGCCAGTAGAAAAATAAGCACAATAACAGAACAGATAGGCATTTGTACTGAACTTATTTCTCAATAAATGATTTCCATTCATTGATTACTTTCTTGTATGCTCTTGTGGCATCTCTCTCGTGGATGTTTTCACCTACTACCTctgtctgaatgactgagaaaaaggTGGCAACAAATTTTGGTGCAAAGTTTAGTAGTACACTATTAAGACTAACATTACATCAAAGAAATCCTCCTTTGTGCAAGTGCTCACAGGTATGCTTCCCACAGTGAGGATGCAGGTCTTTCCATCGAACAGCAACACTGGGCTGCAGAGACGTCGCTTCTCCAAGTAAAGTGATGGATCCTCCCTTAATTGGCTAGAAATTAATGGCAACGACAAACAGTTCAGTGTGAATTAGAAGAGTTTCAAGAGAACAGCAGTAAGGTTGTAAATGTCAGGACATTACAGTGGCTATAGGGGACCAGTATGACAATTTCTCACCTGAAGGATATCAAGCAGTGCTTCATTGGCACACCATCTTCTTCCTCTGACCTACCTCCTATATCATACTTTTATATTATTGAGTAAGCACTCtagagcagtggctacaattattgacaccttaacgatcttttggccattgcaaaagtagaaaagactttcaatacctaaattatgcatgaataattcttcaaacgtccactgaaaaaaatgagttgattcctgattacttagcgtatcagatcacatgacaccatgccacaattatcgacaactttgtccacagttatcggcactgttttacaattatcaacatccagataattatttatttttaaaaaatcagtatgtggtattaagttaacaaaacatagcttTTATTTAACATTTGTTTTGTCTaggcttatatttagtacaaaatatattttatataaatatattgatgtcagtgtttacgtaaatgaggaagtaattctaaagtttataaacaaatgaactgataatgtttaacctgtcagaaaatctttttgttccgctTTCTCCCCAATTTctcagtatttttgtagatcacgttttgttaatcattcattgttgtttgcattaatttctagttttgtagtttacaaaTAAATGTCAACAGACAATTGACATTGTGATCAaaggaaaatccaggtcaaaggttgcatgttattcctcgaaccaaaatataaaatgtctactgatattctaatatgtggtagatatttacaacagggtggcatggtggtgtagtggttagcgctgtcgcctcacagcaagaaggtctgggttcaagccccgtggccggcgagggcctttctgtgcgaagtttgcatgttatccccgtgtccgcgtgggtttcctccgggtgctccagtttcccccacagtccaaagacatgcaggttaggttaactggtgactctaaattgaccgtaggtgtgaatgtgagtgtgaatggttgtctgtgtctatgtgtcagccctgtgatgatctggcgacttgtccagggtgtaccccgcctttcgcccgtagtcagctgggataggctccagcttgcctgcgaccctgtagaacaggataaagcggctcgaggtaatgagatgagatatttacaacaaactgtcttcttcttcttttggctgctcccgattaggggtcgccacagcggatctttcgtctccatgtcttccgcatccttctctaccacacctgccactttcatgtcctctctcaccacatccatatacagtatctcctctttggccttcctcattttcgtgtgcctggcagctccatcctcaacattctccttccaacatgctctgcatctcttctcaggatgtgcccataccatttcagtctcatctctcttagcttaattcccaagctctccacatgtgctgttcctctgatgtgctcgttccttatcctgtccaaccttgtcaatgCCATCGCAAAcctcaacatcctcaactccgccacctccgagtttgcctcctgtctctttgtttagggtacggtctccaatccatacatcacagctggtctcactactgtcttatacagtttacctttcacttttgctgggactttcctttcacaaatgactcccgaaatccttctccacctgctccaccctgcctgcactctctttctcacatcactatcgcagcccccattttcctgcacagttgaccccaggtacttgaattcaccaactttctttacatctactccttgcttcTTCACTCACTCTCATCCCCGTTCTCATTTacaacaaaatgtaaaaaaaaaaaagttcttcatctacttcaacaatgttacacaaaaatCGATACATGAcaattgtaaatgtcacttaattccacagggtgtcgataatggtggacaccagtgaacgtGATCACTTT includes the following:
- the LOC132871145 gene encoding kelch-like protein 10; translation: MRWITSLVMTAILKTEGKMMKQEGEKEMASKLEMSYSAIKQLSLEKKLCDVLIKVDGAEFHAHKIILCGCSDYFTALFTSSYCPPDKHEYSIPDISSEMMELIMEYAYTYRVHITEENVHELLITADYLMVRSLVSECCAFLKAQLCLENCIGIWCFACVHAFEKLKQQAFQFILHNFEMVRVSEEFLALTVEQLGEIIENDELNVKQENVVFETILQWMRHAPQSRNAHMGVLLAKVRLALLTYDYFRDHVRNNALVKDNAACKPIISRALQSILRLNVNESLGSEFTRRRLPNAVLLVIGGRSHRGPTNSIEVYDTRAKRWVKATCHDENPRMHHGTVYLNGFVYCIGGFDGNSYTNTVRRFDPVTRTWAQVSPMHTRRCYVSACVLAGRIYALGGFSGNEWLDTVERYEPETNQWSMIAPMHERRSDAGATALNGKVYVCGGFDEDQHLFTAEYYNPQTDQWTVIPPMRRRRCGVGVVSYDGQVYAVGGFDGIIFHRNAEVYNPQTNSWRAIPSMMKSRSHFGIEVVDDLLFVAGGRNGCATISEVECYDKKTDAWCAVKDMKVSRSALSCCVLSGLPNMAEYTAPRDEVPQSSQSMSGFLTLPA